In Amia ocellicauda isolate fAmiCal2 chromosome 7, fAmiCal2.hap1, whole genome shotgun sequence, one genomic interval encodes:
- the pde6d gene encoding retinal rod rhodopsin-sensitive cGMP 3',5'-cyclic phosphodiesterase subunit delta, which yields MSSHEDRAKEILKGFKLNWMNLRDAETGKVLWQGTEDLSIPGVEHEARVPKKILKCKAVSRELNFSSTEQMEKFRLEQKVYFKGQCLEEWFFEFGFVIPNSTNTWQSLIEAAPESQMMPANVLTGNVVIETKFFDDQLLVSTSRVRLFYV from the exons ATGTCTTCACACGAAGACAGAGCCAAGGAGATACTGAAGGGGTTCAAACT AAACTGGATGAACCTGAGAGACGCGGAGACGGGCAAGGTGCTATGGCAGGGGACAGAAGACCTCTCGATCCCAGGGGTAGAGCACGAAG CGCGAGTTCCCAAAAAGATCTTGAAGTGCAAAGCGGTTTCGAGAGAGTTAAATTTCTCCTCAACGGAACAGATGGAGAAATTCCGCCTCGAACAGAaggtttattttaaaggacagtGCCTAGAAG agTGGTTCTTTGAGTTTGGCTTTGTGATCCCGAATTCCACAAACACGTGGCAGTCCTTGATAGAAGCCGCCCCAGAGTCGCAGATGATGCCGGCAAATGTTTTAAC TGGCAACGTTGTGATAGAAACCAAATTCTTCGATGACCAGCTTCTGGTGAGCACGTCCCGAGTGCGGCTTTTCTACGTCTGA